One genomic window of Candidatus Coatesbacteria bacterium includes the following:
- a CDS encoding ABC transporter permease subunit, whose amino-acid sequence MRTRILANIIAKEWRNTFTKKSYLVFILVLPIILTGQSFWLVYSMTLEEDPQEALPVPLEGLTVNLEAAVELTPLERMPAFVFLQVPIFLLLVPVLVSNVLATYSIVEEKQTRTLEPLLATPVTTRELLFGKTLSGAIPAVAIYWLCSGLLFLLLSLIGPRVVIPFMLEPLWLVSWLLLAPLISILAYLLGVLASSRASEPKEAQALALVIILPLLGLVAMQVLGIVLFNLVNALLLAAGLALVSWLVLLLAVRSFQREQILVRWK is encoded by the coding sequence ATGCGGACTAGGATCCTGGCCAACATCATCGCCAAGGAGTGGCGCAACACCTTCACCAAGAAGTCCTACCTGGTCTTCATCCTCGTGCTGCCGATCATCCTCACCGGCCAATCCTTTTGGCTGGTCTACTCGATGACCCTGGAAGAGGATCCGCAAGAAGCCCTCCCGGTGCCGCTGGAGGGTCTGACGGTCAACCTGGAGGCGGCGGTCGAGCTGACACCATTGGAGCGGATGCCGGCCTTCGTCTTCCTCCAGGTGCCGATCTTCCTGCTGCTGGTGCCGGTACTGGTCTCCAACGTACTGGCGACCTATTCGATAGTCGAGGAGAAACAGACCCGGACCCTGGAGCCGCTGTTGGCCACGCCGGTGACCACGCGGGAGCTGCTCTTCGGCAAGACCCTCTCCGGGGCGATACCCGCCGTGGCGATCTACTGGCTGTGCAGCGGGCTCCTCTTCCTGCTATTGAGCCTGATCGGCCCCCGGGTGGTGATTCCCTTCATGCTGGAGCCGCTGTGGCTGGTTTCATGGCTGCTGCTGGCTCCGCTGATCTCGATCCTGGCCTACCTGTTGGGGGTGCTGGCCTCGAGCCGGGCCTCCGAGCCCAAGGAGGCTCAGGCCCTGGCCCTGGTGATCATCCTGCCGCTGTTGGGTCTGGTGGCCATGCAGGTGCTGGGGATCGTGCTGTTCAACCTGGTCAACGCCCTGCTGCTGGCCGCTGGGCTGGCCCTGGTCTCCTGGCTGGTGCTGCTGCTGGCCGTGCGCTCCTTCCAGCGCGAGCAGATCCTGGTGCGCTGGAAGTAG
- a CDS encoding ATP-binding cassette domain-containing protein: MTTPAITTSGLTKSFGETRAVDELELEVSRGEVLGLLGPNGAGKTTTVRLLAGMISPSEGAAVVLGFDPAAEPERLHERMGLLTEAPGFYERLTARQNLGYFARFYEGVAVDERVDKYLELLELDERAEDRVGEFSKGMKQRLALARALLHEPELLFLDEPTAALDPEAARDVRRLIEKLRGEGRTILLCTHNLDEAERLCDRIALFNTRLVTVDEPEHLRRRLFKRQVLVELAGGTVEVAAGLEQRPFVKNLQRDGERLIVELADIDADKPALARAVVEAGGELVEFREDEHSLEEVYLTLLEEAEGVEGNAD; the protein is encoded by the coding sequence ATGACCACCCCCGCCATCACCACCAGCGGCCTGACCAAGAGTTTCGGCGAGACGCGGGCCGTCGACGAGCTGGAGCTCGAGGTCAGCCGCGGCGAGGTCCTGGGCCTCCTCGGTCCCAACGGCGCCGGCAAGACCACCACGGTGCGTCTGCTGGCCGGGATGATCTCGCCCTCGGAGGGCGCGGCGGTGGTGCTGGGTTTCGACCCGGCCGCGGAGCCCGAGCGCCTGCACGAGCGCATGGGCCTGCTGACCGAGGCTCCGGGTTTCTACGAGCGGCTGACGGCCAGACAGAACCTGGGCTACTTCGCCCGCTTCTACGAGGGAGTAGCCGTCGACGAGCGGGTCGACAAATACTTGGAGCTGTTGGAGCTCGATGAGCGCGCCGAGGACCGGGTGGGCGAGTTCAGCAAGGGGATGAAGCAGCGCCTGGCTCTGGCCCGGGCGCTGTTGCATGAACCGGAGCTGCTGTTTCTCGACGAGCCGACGGCGGCCCTGGACCCGGAGGCCGCCCGGGACGTGCGGCGGCTGATCGAGAAGCTGCGCGGCGAGGGACGGACGATCCTGCTCTGCACCCACAACCTGGACGAGGCCGAGCGGCTCTGCGACCGCATCGCTCTCTTCAACACCCGCCTGGTGACCGTCGACGAGCCGGAGCACCTGCGGCGGCGGTTGTTCAAGCGTCAGGTGCTGGTCGAGCTGGCCGGCGGTACGGTGGAGGTCGCCGCGGGCCTCGAGCAGCGGCCCTTCGTCAAGAATCTTCAGCGGGACGGTGAGCGGCTGATCGTCGAGCTGGCCGACATCGACGCCGACAAGCCGGCCCTGGCCCGGGCCGTGGTCGAGGCCGGCGGGGAGCTGGTCGAGTTCCGCGAGGACGAGCACTCCCTCGAGGAGGTCTACCTGACGTTGCTCGAGGAAGCGGAAGGGGTTGAAGGGAATGCGGACTAG
- a CDS encoding DUF4349 domain-containing protein, translating to MKRLPLLAAALLLSLLCACEPAAYEGPAVEEVWRSGEAPPDPEPAGDEVTLTLPDPAGGRRTLTRPRMITVVSALVVRVDDFDQALGAAREALDERHGYLAQLSYLRPGGEPAAGWLLYRLETTERDELLERLEPLGEVLREERLTSDVSRDYYTAELQLQDLRAQIAAFERQIEETPEGARRRQLLTELNQLENQAAAVVARFPGLEGHPGTAPVYLTLTAEAGLVADPAARLTARGFSQGYLILLHILRVLIIVVIVGAPLVGLALLVILPVRRRLRRRRPRADKADG from the coding sequence ATGAAGCGTCTGCCGCTCCTCGCCGCCGCCCTGCTGCTCAGCCTGCTCTGCGCCTGTGAGCCGGCGGCCTATGAGGGCCCCGCCGTCGAGGAGGTCTGGCGCAGCGGTGAGGCGCCGCCCGACCCCGAGCCCGCCGGCGACGAGGTCACCCTGACCCTGCCTGATCCGGCCGGGGGCCGGCGCACCCTGACCCGGCCGCGGATGATCACCGTGGTCAGCGCCCTCGTCGTCCGCGTCGACGATTTCGACCAGGCCCTGGGCGCCGCGCGAGAGGCCCTCGACGAACGCCACGGCTACCTGGCCCAGCTCTCCTACCTGCGGCCCGGCGGCGAGCCCGCCGCCGGCTGGCTGCTCTACCGCCTGGAGACGACGGAGCGCGACGAGCTGCTCGAGCGTCTGGAACCCCTGGGCGAGGTCTTGCGTGAGGAGCGCCTGACCTCCGACGTCAGCCGCGACTACTACACCGCCGAACTCCAGCTCCAGGACCTGCGGGCCCAGATCGCCGCCTTCGAGCGCCAGATCGAGGAGACCCCGGAGGGGGCCCGTCGGCGACAGCTCCTCACCGAGCTCAACCAACTGGAGAATCAAGCCGCCGCCGTCGTCGCCCGTTTTCCCGGTCTCGAGGGCCACCCCGGCACCGCCCCCGTCTATCTGACCCTGACCGCCGAGGCGGGCCTGGTCGCCGATCCGGCCGCCCGGCTGACCGCCCGCGGCTTCTCCCAGGGCTACCTGATCCTGCTGCACATCCTGCGGGTGTTGATCATCGTCGTCATCGTCGGCGCGCCCCTGGTCGGCCTGGCGCTTCTCGTCATCCTGCCGGTACGGCGCCGCTTGCGCCGGCGCCGGCCCCGAGCTGACAAGGCCGACGGCTAG
- the trpS gene encoding tryptophan--tRNA ligase has product MTDTGKLYRDSDDYLTYATAEGKLRTFSGIQPSGEVHIGNYLGALSNWVEFLDDYEAIFCIVDHHATTIEYDPALMPGRVFDAAVANIAAGLDPERCILFVQSEVPQHTELAWIFNTVTPYGDLSRMTQFKQKSRQHQENVNVGLFTYPVLQAADILLYKASAVPVGEDQVQHIELAREIARKFNARYGEVFPECKAHLTAAKRIMGLDGENKMSKSLGNTIGLLEEPESIWRKLGPAKTDIRRKRKSDPGVPEDCNVYLSYHRYFSSEDDLEWIREGCTSAGIGCLECKKRLFANMLEVLDPIRERAAELRARPDYVHDVLGLGAAYCRSIAAAVLEEALNAMGLKRGG; this is encoded by the coding sequence ATGACCGACACGGGAAAACTCTACCGCGACAGCGACGACTACCTGACCTACGCCACCGCCGAGGGCAAGCTGCGGACCTTCTCGGGCATCCAGCCCTCGGGCGAGGTTCACATCGGCAACTACCTGGGGGCGCTCAGCAACTGGGTCGAGTTCCTCGACGACTACGAGGCGATCTTCTGCATCGTCGATCACCATGCCACGACGATCGAGTACGACCCGGCGTTGATGCCGGGGCGGGTCTTCGACGCCGCTGTGGCCAACATCGCCGCCGGGCTGGACCCGGAGCGCTGCATCCTCTTCGTGCAGTCCGAAGTACCCCAGCATACCGAGCTGGCCTGGATCTTCAACACGGTCACCCCCTACGGCGACCTGTCGCGGATGACCCAGTTCAAGCAGAAGTCGCGTCAGCACCAGGAGAACGTCAACGTGGGGTTGTTCACCTATCCGGTGCTGCAGGCGGCGGATATCTTATTGTATAAAGCCTCGGCGGTGCCGGTGGGCGAGGACCAGGTCCAGCACATCGAGCTGGCCCGGGAGATCGCCCGCAAATTCAACGCCCGCTACGGCGAGGTCTTTCCGGAGTGTAAGGCTCACCTGACCGCGGCCAAGCGGATCATGGGCCTGGACGGCGAGAACAAGATGTCCAAGAGCCTGGGCAACACCATCGGCCTGTTGGAGGAGCCGGAGAGCATCTGGAGGAAGCTGGGGCCGGCCAAGACCGACATCCGGCGCAAGCGCAAGAGCGACCCCGGCGTGCCCGAGGACTGCAACGTTTACCTGAGTTACCACCGCTACTTCTCCTCGGAGGACGACCTGGAGTGGATCCGGGAGGGCTGCACCTCGGCGGGCATCGGCTGTCTGGAGTGCAAGAAGCGGTTGTTCGCCAACATGCTCGAGGTGCTGGACCCGATCCGCGAGCGGGCGGCGGAGCTGCGCGCCCGGCCGGATTACGTCCACGACGTCCTCGGCCTGGGGGCGGCCTACTGCCGCAGCATCGCCGCCGCGGTGCTCGAGGAGGCCCTGAACGCGATGGGGCTCAAGCGGGGCGGGTAG